Proteins from a single region of Seriola aureovittata isolate HTS-2021-v1 ecotype China chromosome 9, ASM2101889v1, whole genome shotgun sequence:
- the gdi1 gene encoding rab GDP dissociation inhibitor alpha, giving the protein MDEEYDVIVLGTGLTECILSGIMSVNGKKVLHMDRNPYYGGESSSITPLEELYKRFSLPDSPPESMGRGRDWNVDLIPKFLMANGQLVKMLLYTEVTRYLDFKVVEGSFVYKGGKIYKVPSTETEALASNLMGMFEKRRFRKFLVFVANFDENDPKTFEGVDPKTTTMRDVYKKFDLGQDVIDFTGHALALYRTDDYLDVPCLDTVNRIKLYSESLARYGKSPYLYPLYGLGELPQGFARLSAIYGGTYMLNKPVDEIVMEGGHVIGVKSEGEVARCKQLICDPSYIPDRVRKAGQVIRVICILSHPIKNTNDANSCQIIIPQNQVNRNSDIYVCMISYAHNVAAQGKYIAIVSTTVETSEPEAEIEPALELLEPIDQKFVAISDLYEPTDDGTESQVFASRSYDATTHFETTCNDIKDIYKRMTGSDFDFENMKRKQNDVFGEDEQ; this is encoded by the exons ATGGATGAGGAATATGATGTGATCGTTCTGGGCACCGGACTCACA GAATGCATTCTGTCTGGGATCATGTCTGTGAATGGGAAAAAGGTTCTGCACATGGACAGGAACCCCTACTATGGTGGCGAGAGCTCTTCCATCACCCCCCTGGAGGAG CTGTACAAGCGCTTCAGTCTCCCAGATAGCCCGCCTGAGTCAATGGGTAGAGGAAGAGACTGGAACGTCGACCTCATCCCCAAGTTTCTCATGGCCAATG GTCAGCTTGTGAAGATGCTGCTATACACAGAAGTGACACGGTACCTTGACTTTAAAGTGGTGGAGGGAAGCTTTGTCTACAAAGGAGGAAAGATCTACAAGGTGCCGTCAACCGAGACTGAGGCGCTAGCTTCAA ATCTGATGGGCATGTTCGAGAAGCGAAGGTTTCGCAAGTTCTTAGTCTTTGTGGCCAATTTCGATGAGAATGACCCCAAGACCTTCGAGGGCGTGGACCCCAAAACCACAACGATGAGGGATGTTTACAAGAAGTTTGACCTCGGCCAGGATGTCATTGACTTCACCGGCCACGCCCTGGCCCTCTACAGGACAGATGA cTACCTTGATGTTCCCTGTTTGGACACCGTCAATCGTATCAAACTGTACAGTGAATCACTGGCACGGTACGGGAAGAGCCCCTACCTCTACCCCCTGTATGGACTGGGGGAGCTGCCGCAGGGATTTGCCAG GTTGAGTGCAATCTATGGAGGAACCTACATGCTGAACAAACCAGTGGATGAGATAGTGATGGAGGGTGGACATGTGATCGGAGTGAAGTCTGAGGGCGAG GTGGCTCGTTGTAAGCAGCTCATCTGTGACCCCAGCTACATCCCGGACCGTGTTCGTAAGGCAGGTCAGGTGATCCGCGTTATCTGCATCCTCAGCCACCCCATCAAAAACACTAATGACGCCAACTCCTGCCAGATCATCATTCCTCAGAATCAGGTTAACCGCAACTCAG ACATCTACGTGTGCATGATCTCCTATGCTCACAATGTGGCGGCCCAGGGGAAGTACATTGCCATAGTCAGCACCACAGTGGAAACCAGCGAGCCCGAGGCTGAGATCGAACCGgccctggagctgctggagcccATTGACCAAAA gtttGTGGCTATTAGTGACCTTTATGAGCCCACAGACGATGGTACTGAGAGTCAG GTCTTCGCCTCAAGGTCCTACGATGCCACCACTCACTTTGAGACCACTTGCAACGACATCAAGGACATCTACAAACGTATGACCGGGAGCGACTTTGACTTTGAGAACATGAAACGCAAACAGAACGATGTGTTTGGGGAGGATGAGCAGTGA
- the LOC130174793 gene encoding V-type proton ATPase subunit S1-like — MAGSRCSRKVRLTAFIAIFFAFFATGSSTAQVPLLMWSSDGLPPLALPAAGHIISNDQLTAYLTTALGSGPHTVLLFLQDKLSKDDFTVFGGVFGNKQDSAFQNLEAAVQTSSSSVTLPALEWSGSSAILALLQEKLGVSPLLVDADTLSHLSINTSVSNLLLINLPYCTGLHKSCKEVLHNNDEIIGEVLGIMKAKNVPYTAIYTGLQPSRVISETSVSDQSVGRSLLQAIGPDVRPIMFNVSGSPCIMLWAQNLNISLSSSSAWIDLATETPSLTGSMCNSSNSVLVLNYSSGYILSFAMSQRFYPVSARNWFTLDSVQLQFNGLTASFIGRRGIYAPAEYSFHCQSVNSFQDALLVPNNTNQNTTQWRLKFNDFQIQGFGLANGTNFSYANDCAGFFTPGIWMGLLTSLLMLLIFVYGLHMIMQLNTMDRFDDPKGPSISVPQSE; from the exons ATGGCAGGATCGAGGTGCTCGAGAAAAGTGCGACTAACGGcttttattgccattttctTCGCATTTTTCGCCACAGGGAGCTCCACCGCTCAAGTGCCACTTCTGATGTGGTCCAGTGACGG CTTACCACCACTGGCCTTGCCTGCAGCTGGTCACATCATATCCAATGACCAGTTGACTGCCTACCTCACCACTGCCTTAGGCTCGGGCCCccacactgtgctgctgtttctccaGGACAAG TTAAGCAAAGATGACTTCACAGTCTTTGGTGGAGTGTTTGGAAACAAACAGGATAGTGCCTTTCAAAACCTTGAG GCTGCAGTTCAGACTTCTTCGTCATCAGTCACACTTCCAGCCTTAGAGTGGTCGGGCTCCTCTGCCATCCTGgctctgctgcaggagaagcttggtgtctctcctctgcttgtAGACGCAGACACTCTGTCACATCTGAGCATCAACACATCTGTCAGCAATCTGTTGCTCATCAATCTTCCTTATTGTACTGG CCTGCACAAGTCTTGCAAAGAAGTCCTGCATAACAATG ATGAGATAATTGGGGAAGTTCTTGGAATCatgaaagcaaaaaatgtcCCATACACTGCGATATACACAGGACTCCAGCCATCTCGA GTAATTTCAGAGACGTCTGTGTCTGACCAGTCTGTGGGCCGCTCCTTGCTCCAAGCAATTGGGCCTGATGTCAGACCCATCATGTTTAATGTATCCGGTAGTCCTTGCATTATGCTCTGGGCTCAGAATCTCAACATCAGCCTCTCAAGCTCTTCAGCGTGGATCGACCTCGCTACAGAAACACCTTCCTTGACAGGATCCATGTGTAACAGCAGTAACTCAGT GCTTGTCCTCAATTATTCATCGGGCTATATACTAAG TTTTGCCATGAGTCAGCGGTTCTATCCCGTGTCTGCACGGAACTGGTTCACCCTGGactctgtgcagctgcagttcaACGGTCTAACTGCATCTTTCATTGGGAGGCGCGGCATCTACGCCCCTGCAGAGTATTCCTTCCACTGCCAGTCGGTTAACAGCTTCCAAGATGCTCTGCTAGTGCCAAACAACACCAACCAAAACACAACTCAGTGGAGGCTCAAATTTAATGACTTCCAG ATTCAGGGCTTCGGTTTGGCAAACGGGACAAATTTCTCCTATGCCAATGACTGTGCAGGGTTCTTCACCCCAGGGATTTGGATGGGGCTGCTGACCTCACTGCTCATGCTGTTAATTTTTGTGTACGGTCTGCACATGATCATGCAGCTAAACACCATGGATCGATTTGATGACCCCAAAGGTCCATCGATTTCAGTGCCTCAGTCGGAGTGA